The following coding sequences lie in one Asterias amurensis chromosome 18, ASM3211899v1 genomic window:
- the LOC139950436 gene encoding uncharacterized protein, translating to MKITLAVAIVLAFMQVQFLVATAAVSPDSGMTCNSCCQGPAGIPGIPGSNGNHGQGLVGPRGDAGSPGEVGQPGVKGDKGSDGLVGEPGAKGEHGLKGEQGVGQPGKQGPQGLPGMNGLKGERGEPGPAGQTGEAGECSTRRSSFTAVRNTSFYPPSDYDPLPFEELLFSEEGTDFNLNNGTFTCTLPGVYVLMFSVNKLSSGSNLYVNLRKNGGNTIVAGGVYNAGNHQVSSSAVIPLHYGDQVHLAVNGQVYSNSNHYTSFTGFLLYEI from the coding sequence atgaagattacgttagcagtggccattgttttggcttttatgcaagttcagtTCCTGGTGGCTACAGCAGCAGTTTCACCTGATTCGGGAATGACGTGTAACTCTTGCTgccagggcccagccggtataccggggatccctggatctaatgggaaccatggtcaaggACTTGTAGGCCCCAGAGGTGATGCTGGCTCtcctggtgaggtaggtcaacccggggttaaaggagacaaggggtcagatggactggttggtgagccaggcgctaaaggggaacatggactgaagggagagcaaggagtcggtcaaccagggaaacaaggacctcaaggtctgcctgggatgaatggtttgaagggggagagaggtgaacctggaccagctggacagactggtgaagcaggtgaatgtagtacgcgacggtcctccttcactgcagtgaggaATACCAGCTTCTACCCTCCATCCGACTATGATcctctgccctttgaagagttattgttttcagaggaagggactgatttcaacttgaataatggcacgtttacgtgtactctgcctggggtatacgtattgatgttctcagtcAATAAACTATCAAGTGGGTCTAACCTATATGTCAACCTGAGGAAGAAcggcggtaacaccattgttgcagGGGGTGTATACAATGCAGGTAATCATCAAGTGAGCAgcagtgcagtgattcccctgcactacggagatcaagttcacttagctgtaaACGGTCAAGTATATAGTAACTCTAACCATTACACGTCTTTCACTGGATTCCTGCTGTACGAAATCTAA